One Stigmatopora argus isolate UIUO_Sarg chromosome 12, RoL_Sarg_1.0, whole genome shotgun sequence genomic window carries:
- the LOC144085483 gene encoding uncharacterized protein LOC144085483, with amino-acid sequence MDLSLRDALGGGGGGVPGGAPAEALMKRDFMSALEKESYDDKVGEKMTKSDYRPLLEGKDAKSGLGITSSVMLSGGRQDPPGQHTFPSDYLSGPMMSGMNDQWSQNKAKDTSMPDSFLGFSQSGMSGNVGSSMPPIQTNVNSNLSQMGLGKATDAQKSSSLFGSEPHIISNTSGNNPFKPSDPFSSGGPGIQPLDRSPAPTLSPSGSVDGSSPTSSTSEPLSPERSLCEAGKQQQRKKKKKRKGRDEVYSFLDSQERNGNAHKHDLQVKGALEVEDDEDEDNWEWEIRESGAGGRVKGKKMKSRARLPEEWGAPQQPVSPIPPEVAPTLASAPDFDHFNSNALKSNPTQAVPTSLTDRSHERLSADSSPQHISSTINNTNKSSAVGSITGNFASMTGDNLSPVSQTFSFLDSVLQTPPGSTPDSQSATPITNTTSLASDAFPTPADVITPSLQTLSGSSPSETSSDVPLTFALSSKPSPSSVKETQYPKTVLESVLNVDAKPFVPLASRVAPTTAPSPNAPIAVVKEATASAGILGGAVVIQSDCPPSTISEVVKPASANTSTKAAATPTLFTTPAVPTSLLTHSEHQESASPLLPPLEVKADKDKQEKTDVSPSKTEKIEAFDKKGTTEKQNKDNCPDKNQKSEKILKDEEKTDKKNSDKNNKIGEKTEKTDKPEKINKEDEKKSSEKKDEKGGKGVGKSPTGNGNKTLPSPDNKSKTEVVSTKANSSKSRPSTLHTNGEATSVKRHSPTTAQANKKSPLPKAATPTAAKRPPLATGSAKTPESGGAEKRPTVQKATPTSRSVANKNDSSTSTGTKTMANKNDKNENKSGETKKTKAIARPRPTSTTTNTTNGEAATAQRRRVITKPPVPKQSTLEKKPAVPRAPRTLRPINAPTPDLKNVRSKIGSTDNIKYQPGGGKVSSIQNNKTTDPSNPSKARVQIVHKKLDFSHVTSRCGSKDNIKHVPGGGNVQILNKKVDLSKVTSKCGSKDNIKHKPGGGDVKIESHKLNIKAKSKIGSLDNVGQGNGQTNGHKEERGEEKTPSPPNSTPSIGPAGVAKATAPAGAAKENGVKEPTPTPFGGDGLRDPLSIDRRIAEKN; translated from the exons GACTTGGGATTACTTCATCAGTGATGTTATCAGGTGGACGCCAAGACCCACCTGGACAACACACTTTCCCTTCTGACTACCTGTCTG GTCCAATGATGAGTGGAATGAACGACCAGTGGAGCCAAAATAAAGCAAAGGACACCAGCATGCCTGATTCTTTTCTAg gaTTCTCGCAGTCTGGAATGAGTGGAAATGTGGGCTCCAGTATGCCACCAATCCAGACGAATGTGAACTCCAATCTAAGCCAAATGGGGCTTGGAAAAGCTACAGATGCACAGAAAAGTTCCAGTCTCTTTGGTTCAGAACCCCACATCATCAGTAACACCAGTGGAAATAACCCATTCAAACCAAGTGATCCATTTTCTTCTGGTGGTCCTGGAATCCAACCCTTGGATCGCAGTCCAG CTCCTACCCTCTCTCCTAGCGGCTCAGTGGATGGCAGCAGCCCTACCTCCTCCACTTCTGAACCACTCAGTCCTGAGCGATCGCTGTGTGAGGCTGGCAAGCAGCAACagagaaagaagaagaagaagagaaaggGGCGTGATGAAGTGTACAGCTTCTTGGATAGCCAGGAGCGCAATGGCAATGCCCACAAACATGACTTGCAAGTTAAGGGTGCACTGGAGGTGGAAGATGATGAGGACGAAGACAATTGGGAGTGGGAAATCAGAGAAAGTGGCGCAGGCGGAAGAGTAAAAGGCAAGAAGATGAAAAGTCGGGCAAGACTTCCAGAGGAGTGGGGAGCACCTCAGCAACCAGTGTCCCCGATCCCGCCGGAAGTTGCTCCGACCTTGGCTTCGGCACCAGATTTTGACCATTTCAACTCAAACGCTCTAAAATCCAACCCAACTCAAGCGGTACCAACAAGTTTGACCGATCGCTCCCACGAGAGACTTTCAGCAGATTCATCACCTCAACATATTAGCTCAACCATCAACAATACCAACAAGAGTAGTGCAGTTGGAAGTATTACAGGGAATTTCGCATCAATGACAGGAGATAACCTGAGCCCAGTGTCTCAGACATTCTCTTTTTTGGATTCAGTCCTACAGACGCCACCAGGTTCTACTCCTGACTCTCAGAGCGCCACTCCTATTACGAACACAACTTCACTTGCCTCAGATGCCTTTCCCACACCAGCAGATGTAATTACCCCTTCTTTGCAAACCTTATCTGGCTCCTCCCCCTCTGAGACCTCTTCAGATGTCCCTCTAACCTTTGCTCTATCTTCAAAGCCCTCGCCCTCATCTGTAAAAGAAACCCAATATCCAAAAACAGTTCTTGAATCAGTCCTCAACGTTGACGCTAAGCCCTTTGTACCTTTGGCCTCACGCGTGGCCCCCACAACTGCACCCAGTCCCAATGCCCCCATTGCTGTTGTTAAAGAAGCAACAGCCTCTGCCGGAATACTTGGTGGCGCTGTAGTCATACAATCTGACTGTCCTCCATCCACTATCAGTGAAGTTGTAAAGCCAGCATCGGCAAACACTTCCACCAAGGCTGCAGCCACCCCCACTCTTTTCACCACACCTGCAGTCCCTACCTCTCTCCTTACACACTCAGAGCACCAGGAGTCCGCATCGCCACTGCTACCCCCACTGGAAG TGAAAGCTGACAAGGACAAGCAAGAGAAGACAGACGTCTCACCCAGCAAGACAGAAAAGATAGAAGCTTTTGACAAGAAGGGGACAACCGAAAAGCAGAACAAAGACAACTGCCCTGATAAGAACCAGAAGTCTGAAAAGATTCTCAAAGATGAGGAAAAGACAGACAAGAAGAAttctgacaaaaacaacaagatCGGTGAGAAGACAGAGAAGACAGACAAGCCAGAGAAGATAAACAAAGAAGATGAAAAGAAGTCGAGTGAGAAGAAGGATGAGAAAGGAGGAAAAGGAGTGGGCAAATCTCCAACAGGCAATGGCAATAAGACGCTGCCAAGCCCGGACAACAAGAGCAAG ACTGAGGTGGTTTCGACCAAAGCAAACTCATCCAAATCTCGCCCCTCCACCCTTCATACCAATGGCGAAGCCACTTCAGTCAAACGCCATTCCCCAACTACGGCCCAAGCTAATAAAAAAAGCCCTCTACCTAAGGCGGCAACGCCCACTGCTGCTAAGAGGCCGCCACTGGCAACTGGATCTGCAAAA ACTCCAGAAAGTGGCGGAGCAGAGAAACGCCCAACTGTACAAAAGGCTACTCCCACATCCCGTTCAGTTGCCAATAAGAACGATTCCTCTACTTCTACTGGGACCAAAACTATGG CAAACAAGAATGACAAAAATGAGAACAAATCTGGGGAAACCAAGAAGACTAAGGCTATTG CTCGTCCACGTCCAACCTCCACCACCACTAATACAACCAATGGTGAAGCAGCTACGGCTCAACGCCGCCGAGTCATAACCAAGCCTCCTGTTCCTAAGCAAAGCACTCTGGAAAAGAAGCCAGCAGTGCCCCGTGCTCCTCGGACCCTGCGGCCCATCAACGCGCCAACACCAGACTTGAAGAATGTCCGTTCTAAGATTGGGTCCACTGACAATATTAAGTACCAGCCTGGCGGAGGGAAG GTGTCTTCCATACAGAACAACAAGACAACAGACCCCTCCAATCCTTCCAAGGCAAGA GTTCAGATAGTGCACAAAAAGCTGGACTTCAGCCATGTCACGTCTCGCTGTGGCTCCAAGGACAATATCAAACATGTCCCTGGAGGTGGCAAT GTGCAGATCCTGAACAAGAAGGTCGACTTGAGCAAGGTCACATCCAAGTGTGGCTCCAAGGACAATATCAAGCACAAGCCAG GTGGTGGGGATGTCAAGATTGAGTCTCATAAACTGAACATTAAGGCAAAATCTAAAATTGGCTCACTGGACAACGTGGGACAAGGCAATGGACAGACAAATGGACACAAG GAGGAGAGAGGAGAGGAAAAGACACCCTCACCCCCAAACAGCACTCCAAGCATTGGCCCGGCAGGTGTTGCCAAGGCAACAGCACCAGCAGGTGCTGCAAAGGAAAACGGGGTTAAAGAGCCCACGCCTACCCCTTTTGGAGGAGACGGCTTGCGGGACCCCCTGAGTATTGACAGGCGCATTGCTGAGAAAA ATTGA